From Pseudomonas sp. B21-028, one genomic window encodes:
- the aceE gene encoding pyruvate dehydrogenase (acetyl-transferring), homodimeric type produces the protein MQDLDPVETQEWLDALESVLDKEGEDRAHYLMTRMGELATRSGSQLPYAITTPYRNTIPVTHEARMPGDLFMERRIRSLVRWNALAMVMRTNLKDSDLGGHISSFASSATLYDIGFNYFFQAPTDEHGGDLIYFQGHASPGVYARAFMEGRISEDQMNNFRQEVDGNGLSSYPHPWLMPDFWQFPTVSMGLGPIQAIYQARFMKYLEARGFIQPGKQKVWCFMGDGECDEPESLGAISLAGREKLDNLIFVINCNLQRLDGPVRGNAKIIQELEGVFRGAQWNVNKVIWGRFWDPLLAKDVDGILQRRMDEVIDGEYQNYKAKDGAFVREHFFNTPELKAMVADLSDDEIWKLNRGGHDPYKVYAAYHQAVNHKEQPTVILAKTIKGYGTGAGEAKNTAHNTKKVDVDSLKLFRDRFDIPVKDSDLENLPFFKPEEGSAEARYLAERRAALGGFVPQRRAKSFSVPTPPLETLKAILDGSGDREISTTMAFVRILAQLVKDKEIGSRIVPIIPDEARTFGMEGMFRQLGIYSSVGQLYEPVDKDQVMFYREDKKGQILEEGINEAGAMSSFIAAGTSYSSHNQPMLPFYIFYSMFGFQRIGDLAWAAGDSRTRGFLIGGTAGRTTLNGEGLQHEDGHSHMLAGTIPNCRTYDPTYGYELAVIIQDGMKKMTEEQQDVFYYITVMNESYQQPAMPAGVEAGIVKGMYLLEEDTREAAHHVQLMGSGTILREVREAAKILREEFNIGADVWSVTSFNELRRDGLAVERSNRLHPGQKPKLSYVEECLNGRKGPVIASTDYMKLFAEQIRQWVPSKEFKVLGTDGFGRSDSRKKLRHFFEVDRKFVVLAALEALADRGDIEPKVVAEAIAKFGIDPEKRNPLDC, from the coding sequence ATGCAAGACCTCGATCCCGTCGAAACCCAGGAATGGCTGGACGCCCTGGAATCGGTTCTCGACAAAGAAGGCGAAGACCGTGCTCATTATCTGATGACCCGTATGGGCGAACTCGCGACCCGTAGCGGTTCGCAGCTGCCCTACGCCATCACCACGCCGTACCGCAACACGATCCCCGTTACCCACGAAGCACGCATGCCTGGCGACCTGTTCATGGAACGCCGCATTCGCTCGCTGGTGCGCTGGAACGCGTTGGCCATGGTCATGCGCACCAACCTGAAAGATTCTGACCTGGGCGGTCACATCTCCAGCTTCGCCTCCAGCGCGACGCTGTATGACATCGGCTTCAACTACTTCTTCCAGGCCCCGACCGACGAACACGGCGGCGACCTGATCTACTTCCAGGGTCACGCATCGCCAGGCGTCTATGCCCGTGCGTTCATGGAAGGTCGTATTTCCGAAGACCAGATGAACAACTTCCGCCAGGAAGTGGACGGCAACGGCCTGTCCTCGTACCCGCACCCTTGGCTGATGCCTGATTTCTGGCAGTTCCCGACCGTTTCGATGGGTCTGGGCCCGATCCAGGCGATCTACCAGGCGCGCTTCATGAAGTACCTGGAAGCCCGCGGTTTCATCCAGCCGGGCAAGCAGAAAGTCTGGTGCTTCATGGGCGACGGCGAGTGCGACGAGCCGGAATCCCTGGGAGCGATCTCCCTGGCCGGTCGCGAGAAACTGGACAACCTGATCTTCGTCATCAACTGCAACCTGCAGCGCCTCGACGGCCCGGTTCGCGGCAATGCCAAGATCATCCAGGAACTCGAAGGCGTGTTCCGTGGCGCCCAGTGGAACGTCAACAAAGTCATCTGGGGCCGTTTCTGGGACCCACTGCTGGCCAAGGACGTCGACGGTATCCTGCAACGTCGCATGGACGAAGTCATCGACGGCGAATACCAGAACTACAAGGCCAAGGACGGCGCGTTCGTCCGCGAGCACTTCTTCAACACGCCTGAACTCAAGGCCATGGTTGCCGATCTGTCCGACGACGAGATCTGGAAACTCAACCGTGGCGGCCACGACCCATACAAGGTCTACGCGGCGTACCACCAGGCGGTCAACCACAAGGAACAGCCGACCGTCATCCTGGCCAAGACCATCAAGGGTTATGGCACCGGTGCCGGCGAAGCGAAGAACACCGCGCACAACACCAAGAAAGTCGATGTCGACAGCCTGAAGCTGTTCCGCGATCGCTTCGACATTCCGGTGAAGGACAGCGATCTGGAAAACCTGCCGTTCTTCAAACCCGAAGAAGGCAGCGCCGAGGCCCGTTACCTGGCCGAGCGCCGTGCCGCGCTGGGCGGTTTCGTACCGCAGCGTCGCGCCAAGAGCTTCAGCGTTCCAACCCCGCCACTGGAAACCCTCAAGGCGATCCTGGACGGCTCGGGCGACCGTGAAATCTCTACCACCATGGCCTTCGTGCGGATCCTCGCGCAACTGGTCAAGGACAAGGAAATCGGCTCGCGTATCGTTCCGATCATCCCGGACGAAGCCCGTACCTTCGGTATGGAAGGCATGTTCCGCCAGTTGGGCATCTATTCGTCCGTCGGCCAGCTCTACGAGCCAGTCGATAAAGACCAGGTGATGTTCTACCGCGAAGACAAGAAAGGCCAGATCCTCGAAGAAGGCATCAATGAAGCGGGCGCCATGAGCTCCTTCATTGCCGCCGGTACTTCGTACTCCAGCCACAACCAGCCGATGCTGCCGTTCTACATCTTCTACTCGATGTTCGGCTTCCAGCGTATCGGCGACCTGGCCTGGGCCGCAGGCGACAGCCGTACCCGTGGCTTCCTGATCGGTGGCACCGCCGGCCGGACCACCCTCAACGGTGAAGGCCTGCAGCACGAAGACGGCCACAGCCACATGCTGGCCGGGACCATCCCGAACTGCCGCACCTACGATCCGACCTACGGCTACGAGCTGGCGGTGATCATCCAGGACGGCATGAAGAAGATGACCGAAGAGCAACAGGACGTCTTCTACTACATCACCGTGATGAACGAGTCCTACCAGCAGCCAGCCATGCCGGCCGGCGTGGAGGCGGGCATCGTCAAGGGCATGTACCTGCTCGAGGAAGATACCCGCGAAGCGGCGCACCACGTCCAGCTGATGGGCTCCGGCACCATCCTGCGCGAAGTGCGTGAAGCGGCGAAGATCCTGCGTGAAGAGTTCAACATCGGCGCCGACGTCTGGAGCGTGACCAGCTTCAACGAACTGCGTCGCGACGGCCTGGCCGTAGAGCGCAGCAACCGCCTGCACCCTGGCCAGAAGCCGAAACTGAGCTATGTCGAAGAGTGCCTGAACGGCCGTAAAGGTCCGGTCATCGCCTCTACCGACTACATGAAGCTGTTCGCCGAGCAGATCCGCCAGTGGGTTCCATCCAAGGAATTCAAGGTGCTGGGCACCGACGGTTTCGGCCGTAGCGACAGCCGCAAGAAGCTGCGTCACTTCTTCGAAGTCGACCGTAAGTTCGTTGTGTTGGCAGCCCTGGAAGCCCTGGCTGACCGTGGCGATATCGAACCAAAAGTGGTGGCCGAAGCCATCGCCAAGTTCGGCATCGATCCGGAAAAACGCAACCCACTGGACTGCTGA
- the glnE gene encoding bifunctional [glutamate--ammonia ligase]-adenylyl-L-tyrosine phosphorylase/[glutamate--ammonia-ligase] adenylyltransferase has translation MSLPLLAETPAILQSLVSRAEQSFRAAVALLGDDLELSTWTPERWKEFHRVAAASDFVIEQSLREPSMLLDLVRSGELDRNLAAGEMRAQIGATVQAAESEDELGRVLRRQRTRQQVRIIWRDLNRKADLVQTCRDLSDMADTCIDQAYQWLYQRLCQQFGTPTGRRSGAAQHMVILGMGKLGAVELNLSSDIDLIFAYPEGGETVGVKRPLDNQEFFIRVGQRLIKALDPMTVDGFVFRVDMRLRPYGSAGALVLSFNALEQYYQDQGRDWERYAMIKARVVAGDQVAGAQLLDMLRPFVYRRYLDFSAIEALRTMKQLIQQEVRRKGMADNIKLGSGGIREVEFIAQAFQLIHGGRDLSLQQRPLLKVLSTLEGQGYLPAKVIDELRHGYEFLRYTEHAIQAIADRQTQMLPDSPQDQARIAFMLGFADWAAFHEQLMYWRGRVAWHFGQVIADPDEDEGSESEVVVGGEWLPLWEDSQDEEAACRQLEEGGFVDAPKALKTLAVLRASPQLRAMQRLGRERLDAFIPRLLAQAVEHADPDLVLERVLPLVEAVARRSAYLVLLTENPGALRRLLTLCAASPWIAEQITRFPLLLDELLNEGRLFKPPLAPELAAELRERLTRIPEDDLEQQMEALRHFKLAHRLRVAASEIAGSLPLMKVSDYLTWLAEAILEQVLALAWRQTVTKHGVPSRTDGNLCDPGFIIVGYGKVGGLELGHGSDLDLVFIHDGDPQAETDGPKPIDGAQFFTRLGQRIIHLLTAQTNSGQLYEVDMRLRPSGASGLLVSSLGAFARYQENEAWTWEHQALVRARVLVGSQDVGHAFEKVRAQVLGRKRDLPTLRQEVSEMRAKMRDNLGSKATAAGTAPNAFEATAPFDLKQDAGGIVDIEFMVQYAALAWSEEHPSLARYTDNIRILEGLQEVGLMPPEDAALLREAYKAYRSAAHRQALQKEAGVITGDQFVEERRQVLRIWRELGLS, from the coding sequence ATGAGCCTGCCCCTGCTTGCCGAAACGCCGGCAATTCTCCAGTCATTGGTCAGCCGTGCCGAGCAGTCGTTCCGTGCGGCGGTCGCTCTGCTGGGCGACGACCTCGAGTTGTCTACCTGGACGCCGGAGCGCTGGAAGGAGTTCCATCGCGTCGCGGCCGCCAGTGATTTTGTCATCGAGCAGAGCCTGCGCGAGCCGTCGATGCTACTGGATCTGGTGCGCAGTGGCGAACTGGACCGCAACCTGGCCGCCGGCGAGATGCGCGCGCAGATCGGCGCGACGGTGCAGGCCGCCGAGAGCGAGGATGAACTGGGGCGCGTCCTGCGTCGCCAGCGTACCCGCCAACAGGTGCGGATCATCTGGCGCGACCTGAATCGCAAGGCCGACCTCGTTCAGACCTGCCGCGACCTCTCGGACATGGCCGATACCTGCATCGACCAGGCTTACCAGTGGCTGTACCAGCGCCTCTGCCAGCAATTCGGCACGCCCACCGGTCGACGCAGTGGCGCTGCGCAGCACATGGTCATCCTGGGCATGGGCAAGCTGGGCGCGGTGGAGTTGAACCTGTCGTCGGACATCGACCTGATCTTCGCCTACCCCGAGGGCGGCGAGACCGTTGGCGTGAAGCGGCCGTTGGATAACCAGGAATTCTTCATCCGGGTTGGCCAGCGCCTGATCAAGGCCCTGGACCCGATGACCGTCGACGGTTTCGTGTTCCGCGTCGACATGCGCCTGCGCCCCTACGGCTCGGCCGGTGCGCTGGTGTTGAGCTTCAACGCCCTGGAGCAGTACTACCAGGACCAGGGGCGCGACTGGGAACGCTACGCGATGATCAAGGCGCGGGTGGTGGCGGGCGACCAGGTGGCGGGCGCGCAGTTGCTCGACATGCTGCGTCCGTTCGTTTATCGCCGTTACCTGGACTTTTCCGCCATCGAAGCGCTGCGCACCATGAAGCAGCTGATCCAGCAGGAAGTGCGGCGCAAAGGCATGGCCGACAACATCAAACTGGGGTCGGGCGGTATCCGTGAAGTGGAGTTCATCGCCCAGGCGTTCCAGCTGATCCACGGCGGGCGCGACTTGAGCCTGCAACAGCGGCCACTGCTGAAAGTGCTGAGCACCCTGGAAGGCCAAGGTTACCTGCCTGCCAAAGTGATCGACGAGCTACGTCACGGCTATGAATTCCTGCGTTACACCGAGCATGCCATCCAGGCCATCGCCGACCGCCAGACCCAGATGCTGCCGGACAGTCCCCAGGACCAGGCGCGCATAGCATTCATGCTGGGCTTTGCCGACTGGGCGGCATTCCACGAGCAATTGATGTATTGGCGTGGGCGCGTGGCCTGGCATTTTGGCCAGGTCATTGCCGATCCGGATGAAGACGAGGGCAGCGAAAGCGAAGTGGTGGTGGGCGGCGAATGGTTGCCGTTGTGGGAAGACAGCCAGGATGAAGAGGCCGCATGCCGCCAGTTGGAGGAAGGCGGTTTTGTCGACGCGCCCAAGGCGCTGAAGACGCTGGCCGTCTTGCGCGCCAGCCCGCAACTGCGCGCCATGCAGCGCCTGGGGCGTGAGCGTCTGGATGCGTTCATTCCGCGTCTGCTGGCCCAGGCGGTGGAACATGCCGACCCAGACCTGGTGCTTGAACGGGTATTGCCCTTGGTGGAGGCGGTGGCTCGTCGTTCGGCCTATCTGGTCCTGCTGACGGAAAACCCCGGTGCCCTGCGGCGCTTGCTGACGCTGTGCGCGGCGAGCCCGTGGATCGCCGAGCAAATCACCCGTTTCCCACTGCTGCTGGATGAGTTGCTCAATGAAGGTCGTCTGTTCAAGCCGCCCCTGGCCCCGGAACTGGCGGCGGAGTTGCGCGAACGCCTGACGCGGATTCCCGAGGATGACCTGGAGCAGCAGATGGAAGCCCTGCGGCATTTCAAACTGGCGCACCGACTACGGGTGGCCGCGTCGGAAATCGCCGGCAGCCTGCCGCTGATGAAGGTCAGCGATTACCTCACCTGGCTGGCCGAGGCGATTCTCGAGCAAGTCCTGGCCCTGGCCTGGCGCCAGACGGTGACCAAGCATGGCGTACCGTCGCGCACCGACGGCAACCTGTGTGACCCAGGCTTCATTATTGTCGGTTATGGGAAAGTCGGCGGCCTGGAATTGGGGCATGGTTCCGATCTGGACCTGGTGTTCATCCACGACGGCGATCCCCAGGCAGAGACCGACGGGCCCAAACCCATCGACGGCGCACAGTTCTTCACCCGGCTCGGCCAACGGATCATCCATTTGCTGACGGCCCAGACCAACTCCGGACAGCTATATGAAGTGGACATGCGCCTGCGGCCGTCCGGGGCGTCGGGGTTGCTGGTCAGTTCCCTTGGGGCGTTTGCCCGTTATCAGGAGAATGAAGCCTGGACCTGGGAACACCAGGCGCTGGTACGGGCCCGGGTGTTGGTGGGCAGCCAGGATGTGGGCCACGCCTTCGAGAAAGTCAGGGCTCAGGTGCTGGGACGCAAACGCGACCTGCCGACGTTGCGCCAGGAGGTCAGCGAGATGCGGGCCAAGATGCGCGACAACCTTGGCAGCAAGGCCACGGCCGCCGGGACCGCGCCAAACGCTTTCGAGGCCACGGCGCCCTTCGATCTCAAGCAGGACGCCGGAGGTATCGTCGATATTGAATTTATGGTGCAATACGCGGCCCTGGCGTGGTCCGAGGAACACCCATCGCTGGCGCGCTACACCGATAACATCCGCATCCTGGAGGGGTTGCAAGAGGTTGGCCTGATGCCGCCCGAAGATGCCGCCCTGCTGCGCGAGGCCTATAAAGCCTACCGTTCCGCCGCTCACCGCCAGGCCTTGCAGAAAGAAGCCGGGGTGATCACCGGCGACCAGTTCGTGGAGGAGCGCCGACAGGTGCTGCGGATTTGGCGTGAGCTGGGATTGAGTTGA